The Helicobacter pylori genome includes a window with the following:
- the flgH gene encoding flagellar basal body L-ring protein FlgH has translation MKKALYLGAVAFSVAFSMASANEPNIDFNPPNYVEETPSKEFIPELNKLGSLFGQGERPLFADRRAMKPNDLITIIVSEKASANYSSSKDYKSASGGNSTPPRLTYNGLDERKRKEAQYLDDKNNYNFTKSSNNTNFKGGGSQKKSEDLEIVLSARIIKVLENGNYFIYGNKEVLVDGEKQILKVSGVIRPYDIERNNTIQSKFLADAKIEYTNLGHLSDSNKKKFAADAMETQMPY, from the coding sequence ATGAAAAAGGCGCTTTATTTAGGGGCTGTTGCGTTTAGCGTTGCATTCAGCATGGCATCAGCCAATGAGCCTAACATTGATTTTAACCCTCCTAATTATGTAGAAGAAACCCCCTCTAAAGAATTTATCCCTGAATTGAACAAGTTGGGGAGTTTGTTTGGGCAGGGCGAACGCCCTTTATTTGCGGATAGGAGGGCGATGAAGCCTAACGATTTGATCACAATCATTGTTTCTGAAAAAGCGAGCGCGAATTATTCTAGCTCTAAAGATTATAAAAGCGCTTCAGGGGGTAATTCCACGCCTCCAAGACTCACTTATAACGGGCTAGATGAAAGGAAGAGAAAAGAAGCGCAGTATTTAGACGATAAGAATAATTACAATTTCACCAAATCCAGCAACAACACGAATTTTAAAGGCGGTGGATCGCAAAAAAAGAGCGAAGATTTAGAGATCGTGTTGAGTGCTCGAATCATTAAAGTGTTAGAAAACGGGAATTATTTCATCTATGGGAATAAGGAGGTGCTAGTGGATGGGGAAAAGCAAATCCTTAAGGTGAGTGGGGTGATCCGCCCTTATGATATTGAAAGGAATAACACCATCCAATCCAAGTTTTTGGCTGACGCTAAGATTGAATACACGAATTTAGGGCATTTGAGCGATTCTAATAAAAAGAAATTCGCTGCTGATGCGATGGAAACCCAAATGCCTTATTAA
- a CDS encoding CMP-N-acetylneuraminic acid synthetase, whose translation MPVKILCDAFLTSGLGHVRRCEKILSFIEKLGVKADLYSHKQNNISAFLEGVGNDDFLIADSYCLNSKDFYLLKEKAKSLMVIEDKEHAKGFYPKNTKILNFTLNALKHYHYLSKDYQYYLGVGFYPVDIRFVYERPINAENKEVLITLGGSEQKTLKEIVKILENKDMHLHIISPYTPKNPPKNTHYYSPLNPLEFSSLMKFCACAISAAGQTLYELALSQTPSLIIPIASNQIIQSQEFENSGIFKQTSLKTLARDFKKLQIQKNQAWAKNLAFGSELEGALREFLEI comes from the coding sequence ATGCCAGTAAAAATTTTGTGCGATGCGTTTTTAACAAGCGGTTTAGGGCATGTGAGGCGTTGTGAAAAAATCCTTTCTTTTATAGAAAAATTAGGGGTTAAAGCGGATCTTTATTCACACAAGCAAAATAATATAAGCGCTTTTTTAGAGGGCGTTGGCAATGATGATTTTTTGATTGCAGACAGCTATTGTTTAAATTCAAAGGATTTTTATCTTTTAAAAGAAAAAGCCAAAAGCCTAATGGTGATAGAAGATAAAGAGCATGCTAAGGGGTTTTACCCTAAAAACACCAAGATCCTAAATTTCACGCTGAACGCTTTAAAACACTACCATTATTTATCAAAAGATTATCAGTATTATTTGGGGGTGGGGTTTTACCCTGTTGATATTCGCTTTGTCTATGAGCGCCCTATTAATGCAGAAAATAAAGAAGTGCTGATCACTCTAGGGGGGAGCGAGCAAAAAACGCTTAAAGAGATAGTCAAAATTTTAGAAAATAAGGACATGCATTTGCATATCATTTCACCTTATACTCCTAAAAATCCTCCCAAGAACACGCATTATTACAGCCCTTTAAACCCTTTAGAGTTCAGTTCTTTGATGAAATTTTGCGCTTGCGCCATTAGCGCTGCAGGCCAAACCCTCTATGAATTAGCCCTTTCTCAAACGCCCTCTCTTATCATTCCCATTGCTTCTAATCAAATCATTCAAAGCCAAGAATTTGAAAATTCAGGCATCTTCAAACAAACGAGTTTAAAAACTTTAGCTAGAGATTTTAAAAAATTACAAATTCAAAAAAATCAAGCCTGGGCAAAAAACCTGGCCTTTGGGAGTGAGCTAGAGGGTGCGTTAAGGGAGTTTTTAGAAATTTGA
- a CDS encoding phospholipase D-like domain-containing protein, translated as MLNKFKKIVGVGVLVGCLGVLQAKNSLFVLPYEQRDALNSLVSGISNARESVKIAIYSFTHRDIARAIKSVASRGIKVQIIYDYESNHNNKQSTIGYLDKYPNTKVCLLKGLKAKNGNYYGIMHQKVAIIDDKIVFLGSANWSKNAFENNYEVLLKTDDTETILKAKSYYQKMLGSCVGF; from the coding sequence ATGTTAAACAAATTTAAAAAAATCGTTGGCGTGGGCGTGTTAGTGGGCTGTTTAGGGGTTTTGCAAGCTAAAAACAGCTTATTTGTCTTGCCTTATGAGCAAAGAGACGCTCTCAATTCTTTAGTTTCTGGCATTAGTAACGCTAGAGAGAGCGTGAAAATCGCTATTTATAGTTTCACGCACAGAGATATTGCAAGAGCCATTAAAAGCGTAGCGAGTAGGGGGATCAAGGTGCAAATCATTTATGATTATGAAAGCAATCATAATAACAAGCAATCCACTATTGGCTATTTAGACAAATACCCTAACACGAAAGTGTGCTTATTGAAAGGGCTTAAGGCTAAAAACGGGAATTATTACGGCATCATGCACCAAAAAGTAGCGATCATTGATGATAAGATCGTGTTTTTAGGCTCAGCGAATTGGAGCAAAAACGCTTTTGAAAACAATTACGAAGTGCTTTTAAAAACCGATGACACAGAGACAATCCTCAAAGCCAAGAGTTACTACCAAAAGATGTTAGGAAGTTGTGTTGGGTTTTAA
- a CDS encoding outer membrane protein, protein MRTLLKMLVGASLLTHALVAKEESAAPSWTKNLYMGFNYQTGSINLMTNIHEVREVTNYQTGYTNIITSVNSVRKLTNMGSNGIGLVMGYNHFFHPDKILGLRYFAFLDWQGYGMRYPKGYYGGNNMITYGVGVDAVWNFFQGSFYQDDISVDIGVFGGIAIAGNSWYIGSKGQELLGITNSSAVDNTSFQFLFNFGLKALFVDEHEFEIGFKFPTINNKYYTTDALKVQMRRVFAFYVGYNYHF, encoded by the coding sequence TTGAGAACCTTGTTAAAAATGTTAGTTGGTGCAAGCTTGCTAACACACGCCTTAGTAGCTAAAGAAGAAAGTGCAGCGCCTTCTTGGACAAAAAATTTGTATATGGGATTCAATTACCAAACAGGTTCTATCAATTTAATGACTAATATCCATGAAGTTAGAGAAGTTACTAACTATCAAACCGGTTACACCAATATCATAACTAGCGTTAATAGCGTTAGAAAACTCACCAACATGGGATCTAATGGGATTGGATTAGTCATGGGCTATAACCACTTTTTCCATCCGGATAAAATCTTGGGCTTGCGCTATTTCGCTTTTTTAGACTGGCAAGGCTATGGCATGAGATACCCTAAAGGTTATTATGGCGGCAATAACATGATCACTTATGGCGTGGGCGTGGATGCGGTGTGGAATTTCTTCCAAGGGAGTTTCTATCAAGATGATATTAGCGTGGATATTGGCGTTTTTGGGGGGATTGCGATTGCGGGGAATAGCTGGTATATTGGCAGTAAAGGGCAGGAATTATTAGGCATCACTAACAGCAGTGCGGTTGATAACACCTCTTTTCAATTCCTCTTTAATTTTGGCCTCAAGGCTTTATTTGTAGATGAACATGAATTTGAAATCGGTTTTAAATTCCCCACCATTAATAACAAATACTACACCACTGATGCGCTCAAGGTTCAAATGCGTAGGGTCTTTGCCTTTTATGTGGGGTATAATTACCACTTCTAA
- the pseF gene encoding pseudaminic acid cytidylyltransferase produces the protein MRAIAIVLARSSSKRIKNKNIIDFFNKPMLAYPIETALNSKLFEKVFISSDSMEYVNLAKNYGASFLNLRPKVLADDRATTLEVMAYHMKELELKDEDIACCLYGTSALLQEKHLKNAFETLKENTDYVFTCSPFSASPYRSFSLENGVQMAFKEHSNTRTQDLKTLYHDAGLFYMGKAQAFKEMRPIFSQNSIALELSPLEVQDIDTLEDLELAKLKYSRLKNACQ, from the coding sequence ATGAGAGCGATCGCTATTGTTTTAGCTAGAAGTTCCAGTAAAAGGATCAAAAATAAAAATATTATTGATTTTTTCAATAAACCCATGCTCGCTTACCCTATTGAAACAGCACTAAATTCCAAGCTTTTTGAAAAGGTGTTTATCTCTAGCGATAGCATGGAGTATGTGAATTTAGCTAAAAATTATGGGGCGAGTTTTTTGAATTTACGCCCTAAAGTTTTAGCGGACGATAGAGCTACGACTTTAGAAGTGATGGCTTATCACATGAAAGAATTAGAGTTAAAAGATGAAGATATTGCGTGTTGTTTGTATGGCACTTCAGCGCTTTTACAAGAAAAGCATTTAAAAAACGCTTTTGAAACTTTAAAAGAAAATACGGATTATGTCTTCACATGCTCTCCCTTTAGTGCTTCGCCCTATCGTTCTTTTAGCCTTGAAAACGGCGTTCAAATGGCTTTTAAAGAGCATTCAAACACGCGCACGCAAGATTTAAAAACGCTCTATCATGACGCAGGATTGTTTTATATGGGGAAGGCTCAAGCCTTTAAAGAAATGCGGCCTATTTTCAGTCAAAATTCTATCGCTTTAGAATTATCGCCCTTAGAAGTCCAAGATATTGACACTTTAGAAGATTTAGAATTAGCCAAGCTCAAATACAGCCGTTTGAAAAACGCATGCCAGTAA